GATCGAAAGCCGGCCGCATGTTCCGATGGATGGCGAAAAGATAAAAATCTATCTCGATACGATCTATCGCGGATTGCTTGACCGCGATTGCGATGATGCGGCGCGCAAATCGTTCGGATCGCAACTCGCTGAAGGACGTCCGCTGCAAGAGATCATCGATGAGATCATGGCTGGCGACGAATATAGAACGCACAAGGCCAAAGCTCAGGCGTGATTATTGGATCGCCGGTCTCGCCTTCGGAATGCAGCCGAGCAGAGCGTCGCGCACCACATGCCTCACAAAGCTATACGTGATGAGACGAATGCAGGCGTGATCGTTGGGGCATTGCGACAGGGCGCCGATGCGGCATGGCGAACATGGCACAGGCACTTTTATGATCGAGGTCGCAGGGCCGCGCGGCATCCAGACTTCGATCGGGTCGATGCCTGAAAAAATTGCCACCGTCTTGATGTGTTTCTGCGCCGCGTAATGCGTGAGGCCGGTATCGTTGCCGATAAAAATATCGGCGGCTTCCAAGACCGTGAGACTTTGAAGAAGCGATATGGTTCCGACAAAAGAGCGGATGCGGCTGTCTTCGCCGCAGGCGGCCATGACGGCCTCGGCATCGCCGCTCTGATCCTTTCCGCCGACGAGGACGACGCAGCAATCCATCTCTTTCACCAGCCAGCGCGCGAGCTCGCAAAAGCGCTCCAGCGGCCAGTTTTTAATGTCGCGGCCGGACGATGTGTTCATGACGACTAGAATTTTCGATTGCGCGAAAGACAAATCGATACCGGCGGCAGGCGCCTTGAATGGCAGCTCGGCTTTGCCCGCCTTGCAGAGTTCGATGAAAGCCGTTGCGAGCTGCAGGATCATCAGGCTTTGGTGGACTGCAATATTGCCCGCGGCGCCGAGATTGGGACGCGTGAGCGAGATGGTGAGCGGAAGCCGGTTCCGATCGCTCTCATATCCGATCCTGATATCGGTCTGAATAAGGTCGAGGATCACTCGCGTATCGGGATCGACGCGCAGATCTATGGCGACATCCGATGTGAGCTTTCCGACTTTGCTTGCATCGGTGCCGGAAAGACCATTGGCCGCCGGTTGCGATTGCTGCTGGAAGAAATTGACGGTGACGATGTCGTCGAAGAGATGGCTCTCTCGCGCCAAAGCCTCGTTCCAGGGGCCGCATATGAGCGTGATATGGGCGGAAGGATAGGCATTGCGGATGCTTGTGAAGGCATCATAGGCCAGAAAAAAATCGCCGATGTGATCGGCTTTGACCAGAGTGATGGTCCTTATATCCGTGCCTTGACGCAAGATGGTTAAGTCACTGACCTCGTTCTGTAAAAGAACCGGCTGGAAATATCGTTCATCCATTTTGGAACAACGTCTTCACATCTCGTGCATGGTTAAAAAACCTATCCGCGAACGCCGGGCAGGGCAAGGCGCCTATGAATTCATCACTGCCCTGCTTGCAATATGGTCGCGATGCGCCATATAAGAGATGTCGATAGACGGTTAGATGATTTGGCTTTGCGCTGACATGGTCGCGCGGTTTGCCAAGAATTCCCCTGCCTGAAAATGCGATTTCGACCGTCTGCGGCTTCGTGGGCGAGCAAGACTACGTTCGTGAAAGGGTTTCCCATTGTCTACGGGAACTGTGAAATGGTTTAACGCAGAAAAAGGTTTCGGCTTCATCGAGCCGGATGACGGCGGCAAGGATGCCTTCGTTCATATCAGCGCCGTGGAGCGCTCGGGCCTCAACAATCTGCATGAAGGTCAGAAGGTTGACTTCGAGCTCGTCTCCGACCGCAAAAGCGGCAAGATGACGGCCGACAATCTCAAGGTCCTGGCCTGACGAATTGACGGTGGTTTAGCGTTCTCGCAGACCGCCGCCACGCCGCATCGTCTCGTTCTCAAATAATGTCGACCACGGATGAACTGGCGGCAGAGAGATCGTGGCGATGTTGGCAGCATATCAGAGCGCCTTCCGGCGCCATGGCTGCACATCTCAAAATGAGCCCTGCACCTGAACAAGGTCGCGGGGCTTTATTGTTGCACGTGATAGCGCGCAGGCTTTGCGACGAGTCAAAGCTGCTGGCATTTGCCAAAAGGCTTAGGCCTCGGTGCCGTTACTCCACATAAATCGTATTACTTATTGTCCTATTGGCTGGATAAAGCCATGTACCACAGCGCGCAGGATTGACAGCTCCAGCGGTTTGTCTAGGTGTCTTCGATGCAGAAAAGCGAACCTATTATAGAGGCAAAGCCCAGTGAGCGCGCGCTGGATGCGCGCAGATGGGCGGGCATAGTCGCCCGCTACCGCGAGCCGAATTACGCGCGGGGCATTTTCGAACTCGCGATCACCGCGCTGCCGCTCGTTTTCATTTGGATTTTGATGTGGGCGACGCTCCAAACCGGCCATTATTGGCTGTGTCTTCTGCTCGCCATACCGGCTGCGGGTTTCCTCGTGCGCCTCTTCATGATCCAGCACGATTGCGGCCACACCTCATTTTTCCGCCATCGCCTCGCGAATGATTGGGT
The Methyloferula stellata AR4 DNA segment above includes these coding regions:
- a CDS encoding glycosyltransferase family 9 protein; the protein is MDERYFQPVLLQNEVSDLTILRQGTDIRTITLVKADHIGDFFLAYDAFTSIRNAYPSAHITLICGPWNEALARESHLFDDIVTVNFFQQQSQPAANGLSGTDASKVGKLTSDVAIDLRVDPDTRVILDLIQTDIRIGYESDRNRLPLTISLTRPNLGAAGNIAVHQSLMILQLATAFIELCKAGKAELPFKAPAAGIDLSFAQSKILVVMNTSSGRDIKNWPLERFCELARWLVKEMDCCVVLVGGKDQSGDAEAVMAACGEDSRIRSFVGTISLLQSLTVLEAADIFIGNDTGLTHYAAQKHIKTVAIFSGIDPIEVWMPRGPATSIIKVPVPCSPCRIGALSQCPNDHACIRLITYSFVRHVVRDALLGCIPKARPAIQ
- a CDS encoding cold-shock protein, coding for MSTGTVKWFNAEKGFGFIEPDDGGKDAFVHISAVERSGLNNLHEGQKVDFELVSDRKSGKMTADNLKVLA